Proteins encoded in a region of the Sparus aurata chromosome 6, fSpaAur1.1, whole genome shotgun sequence genome:
- the inka2 gene encoding PAK4-inhibitor INKA2 isoform X1 yields MEQQKPECKNMDACLRRLKQELVSMKEAGDGLHAQMNSMMGALQELKLLQVQTALENLDISGRPINRGIPNPAPPAPPQASTTAALTYSKNQGSCLSRTMPEEPSHSPMQSPRPSLESRNTYSRDERSSSRNRSSLGTSSSSASSLESESETSENSARSENDLESIPKRWSGYAAPQVDFYGPMVGNPPPEPYPQPQAPRRAQVVDLPGILYSLSREGPSLDSDYSQDSTDDGSDWTSSLMSRSRNRQPLVLGDNVFADLVGNWLDLPEVDREEMEEEERRKKREERIADGGADRPDTPAHPLRLSRSQEICKKFSLTTNIFKKFLRSVRPDRDKLLKERPGWMAPELPEGDLFKRPKKLVPKSSKGSFYLPFWANGQQGKGRPCPHLAEAERNHHHHQHHFPQVHQQPFAGIYLDRRQPETGLEKMQPLFDYNTAVWV; encoded by the coding sequence GTGTCTATGAAAGAAGCCGGAGATGGCCTCCACGCTCAGATGAATTCTATGATGGGAGCCCTCCAGGAACTTAAGCTCCTTCAGGTCCAGACAGCGCTAGAAAACCTTGACATTTCAGGTCGACCCATTAACCGAGGAATCCCAAATCCTGCTCCGCCAGCTCCTCCTCAAGCATCAACTACAGCGGCTTTGACCTACAGCAAGAATCAAGGGTCCTGCCTGAGCCGTACCATGCCAGAAGAGCCCAGCCATAGTCCGATGCAAAGTCCAAGGCCGTCTCTGGAGAGCAGAAACACCTACAGTCGAGATGAGAGGAGCTCGTCTCGAAACAGAAGCAGCCTGGGAACCTCATCTTCCTCAGCATCCAGCCTTGAGAGTGAGAGCGAGACAAGTGAAAATAGCGCAAGAAGTGAGAATGACCTGGAGTCTATCCCCAAGAGGTGGTCTGGATACGCAGCCCCACAGGTGGATTTCTATGGACCAATGGTGGGAAACCCTCCACCAGAGCCCTACCCTCAGCCACAGGCTCCTCGTCGTGCTCAGGTAGTGGACCTGCCCGGGATCCTGTACAGCCTCTCCAGAGAGGGCCCTTCATTGGACAGCGACTACTCCCAGGACAGCACAGATGATGGCAGCGACTGGACTTCCTCGCTCATGAGCCGCAGCCGCAACCGTCAGCCTTTAGTGCTGGGTGACAACGTTTTCGCCGACCTAGTGGGCAACTGGCTGGACCTCCCTGAGGTGGACAGGGAGGAaatggaagaagaggagaggaggaagaagagggaggagaggatagCTGATGGAGGGGCGGACAGACCAGACACCCCAGCTCACCCTCTTCGCCTCAGCCGCTCACAGGAGATCTGCAAGAAGTTCTCGTtaaccacaaacatcttcaagaaGTTCCTGCGCAGCGTCCGACCCGACAGGGACAAGCTGCTCAAGGAGAGACCCGGCTGGATGGCACCTGAGCTGCCAGAGGGCGACCTCTTCAAGAGGCCCAAGAAACTGGTTCCTAAAAGTTCAAAAGGCAGCTTCTACTTGCCGTTCTGGGCAAACGGACAGCAGGGCAAAGGCAGGCCATGTCCGCATCTAGCTGAAGCAGAAAggaaccaccaccaccaccagcaccacttCCCCCAGGTCCACCAGCAGCCATTTGCTGGGATTTATTTAGACAGGAGACAGCCAGAGACTGGTCTGGAAAAAATGCAGCCCTTGTTTGATTACAACACAGCTGTGTGGGTCTGA
- the inka2 gene encoding PAK4-inhibitor INKA2 isoform X2 gives MKEAGDGLHAQMNSMMGALQELKLLQVQTALENLDISGRPINRGIPNPAPPAPPQASTTAALTYSKNQGSCLSRTMPEEPSHSPMQSPRPSLESRNTYSRDERSSSRNRSSLGTSSSSASSLESESETSENSARSENDLESIPKRWSGYAAPQVDFYGPMVGNPPPEPYPQPQAPRRAQVVDLPGILYSLSREGPSLDSDYSQDSTDDGSDWTSSLMSRSRNRQPLVLGDNVFADLVGNWLDLPEVDREEMEEEERRKKREERIADGGADRPDTPAHPLRLSRSQEICKKFSLTTNIFKKFLRSVRPDRDKLLKERPGWMAPELPEGDLFKRPKKLVPKSSKGSFYLPFWANGQQGKGRPCPHLAEAERNHHHHQHHFPQVHQQPFAGIYLDRRQPETGLEKMQPLFDYNTAVWV, from the coding sequence ATGAAAGAAGCCGGAGATGGCCTCCACGCTCAGATGAATTCTATGATGGGAGCCCTCCAGGAACTTAAGCTCCTTCAGGTCCAGACAGCGCTAGAAAACCTTGACATTTCAGGTCGACCCATTAACCGAGGAATCCCAAATCCTGCTCCGCCAGCTCCTCCTCAAGCATCAACTACAGCGGCTTTGACCTACAGCAAGAATCAAGGGTCCTGCCTGAGCCGTACCATGCCAGAAGAGCCCAGCCATAGTCCGATGCAAAGTCCAAGGCCGTCTCTGGAGAGCAGAAACACCTACAGTCGAGATGAGAGGAGCTCGTCTCGAAACAGAAGCAGCCTGGGAACCTCATCTTCCTCAGCATCCAGCCTTGAGAGTGAGAGCGAGACAAGTGAAAATAGCGCAAGAAGTGAGAATGACCTGGAGTCTATCCCCAAGAGGTGGTCTGGATACGCAGCCCCACAGGTGGATTTCTATGGACCAATGGTGGGAAACCCTCCACCAGAGCCCTACCCTCAGCCACAGGCTCCTCGTCGTGCTCAGGTAGTGGACCTGCCCGGGATCCTGTACAGCCTCTCCAGAGAGGGCCCTTCATTGGACAGCGACTACTCCCAGGACAGCACAGATGATGGCAGCGACTGGACTTCCTCGCTCATGAGCCGCAGCCGCAACCGTCAGCCTTTAGTGCTGGGTGACAACGTTTTCGCCGACCTAGTGGGCAACTGGCTGGACCTCCCTGAGGTGGACAGGGAGGAaatggaagaagaggagaggaggaagaagagggaggagaggatagCTGATGGAGGGGCGGACAGACCAGACACCCCAGCTCACCCTCTTCGCCTCAGCCGCTCACAGGAGATCTGCAAGAAGTTCTCGTtaaccacaaacatcttcaagaaGTTCCTGCGCAGCGTCCGACCCGACAGGGACAAGCTGCTCAAGGAGAGACCCGGCTGGATGGCACCTGAGCTGCCAGAGGGCGACCTCTTCAAGAGGCCCAAGAAACTGGTTCCTAAAAGTTCAAAAGGCAGCTTCTACTTGCCGTTCTGGGCAAACGGACAGCAGGGCAAAGGCAGGCCATGTCCGCATCTAGCTGAAGCAGAAAggaaccaccaccaccaccagcaccacttCCCCCAGGTCCACCAGCAGCCATTTGCTGGGATTTATTTAGACAGGAGACAGCCAGAGACTGGTCTGGAAAAAATGCAGCCCTTGTTTGATTACAACACAGCTGTGTGGGTCTGA